A region from the Hypericibacter adhaerens genome encodes:
- a CDS encoding quaternary amine ABC transporter ATP-binding protein, with protein MAGRNEQPIVACRGVWKLFGARVEEALAALQKEPLGKAEILSRFDCVLGVADASFDVGPGEIFCIMGLSGSGKSTLVRHINGLIQPTVGQVLIDGEDIAKKDPATLRRLRAEKIGMVFQNFALLPHRTVIENVAFGLELRKVPRAQRMARAEKVLETVQLGGWAHRWPDELSGGMQQRVGLARALAGDPEILLMDEPFGALDPLIRRQLQDQFLELSRAVHKTTIFITHDLEEAFRVGSRVAIMRDGRIVQIGTPVEILRNPADDYVADFLSGLSPAKVLRASDIMTPLNGQGLPTEAGSWPKARPDSDLALLADLLTAEGDRVLIADDKAQALGWVDRASVLKTLARRQHYA; from the coding sequence ATGGCCGGGCGGAACGAGCAGCCCATCGTCGCCTGCCGCGGGGTCTGGAAGCTCTTCGGCGCGCGCGTCGAGGAGGCTCTGGCCGCGCTCCAGAAGGAGCCGCTCGGCAAGGCCGAGATCCTGAGCCGTTTCGACTGCGTGCTAGGCGTGGCCGACGCCAGCTTCGACGTCGGACCGGGCGAGATCTTCTGCATCATGGGGCTCTCGGGCAGCGGCAAGTCCACCCTGGTGCGGCATATCAACGGGCTGATCCAGCCGACGGTGGGGCAGGTGCTGATCGACGGCGAGGACATCGCCAAGAAGGATCCGGCGACCTTGCGCCGCCTGCGCGCCGAGAAGATCGGCATGGTGTTCCAGAACTTCGCGCTACTGCCGCACCGCACCGTGATCGAGAACGTCGCTTTCGGCCTCGAGCTGCGGAAGGTGCCGCGCGCCCAGCGCATGGCCCGGGCCGAGAAGGTGCTGGAGACGGTCCAGCTCGGCGGCTGGGCCCATCGCTGGCCGGACGAGCTCTCGGGCGGCATGCAGCAGCGCGTGGGCCTGGCCCGCGCGCTCGCCGGCGATCCCGAGATCCTGCTGATGGACGAGCCCTTCGGCGCGCTCGATCCCTTGATCCGCCGGCAGCTCCAGGACCAGTTCCTCGAGCTGTCGCGCGCGGTCCACAAGACCACGATCTTCATCACCCACGATCTCGAGGAGGCGTTCCGCGTCGGCTCGCGCGTCGCGATCATGCGCGACGGGCGCATCGTGCAGATCGGCACGCCGGTCGAGATCCTGCGCAACCCTGCCGACGACTATGTCGCGGATTTCCTGAGCGGCCTGTCGCCCGCCAAGGTCCTGCGGGCTTCCGACATCATGACGCCGCTGAACGGCCAGGGCTTGCCGACCGAGGCGGGAAGCTGGCCGAAGGCGAGGCCCGACAGCGACCTGGCCCTGCTCGCCGACCTGCTGACGGCGGAGGGCGACAGGGTGCTGATCGCCGACGACAAGGCGCAGGCGCTCGGCTGGGTCGATCGCGCATCGGTTCTGAAGACTCTGGCACGGAGGCAGCATTATGCTTGA
- a CDS encoding SDR family NAD(P)-dependent oxidoreductase: protein MAASAGQELKGRVAIVTGASSGIGKATAVLFRRRGARVLAVARDRKRLDALAKESGAEPFAVSLDSAEACEQTVAAARKLGPVSILVNCAGRGGHEDKPIFDQSPAEWRATMAVNLDAPFELTRLAARDMRDQRWGRIVMVSSTAGEVGAPAMSAYCASKHGLIGLMRSVAHDVAPYNCTCNAVLPGWVKTEMADRDAEKEAARRGLTAAQVWQERADAYPAKRVLSAEEIAEVIAFLASDAASGVNGEAMTVSLGSLW, encoded by the coding sequence ATGGCGGCCAGCGCCGGACAGGAGCTCAAAGGTCGGGTCGCGATCGTGACCGGTGCCTCGAGTGGCATCGGCAAGGCGACGGCTGTGCTCTTTCGGCGGCGCGGCGCTCGGGTGCTGGCGGTCGCGCGCGACCGGAAACGGCTCGACGCCCTGGCCAAGGAGAGCGGTGCCGAGCCCTTCGCCGTCTCGCTCGACAGCGCCGAAGCCTGCGAGCAGACCGTCGCGGCGGCGCGCAAGCTGGGTCCGGTCTCGATCCTGGTCAATTGCGCGGGCCGGGGCGGGCATGAGGACAAGCCGATCTTCGACCAGTCGCCGGCGGAATGGCGCGCCACCATGGCGGTCAATCTTGATGCGCCCTTCGAGCTGACGCGGCTCGCCGCCCGCGACATGCGCGACCAGCGCTGGGGCCGCATCGTGATGGTGAGCTCGACGGCGGGCGAGGTGGGGGCACCGGCCATGTCGGCCTATTGCGCCTCGAAGCACGGGCTGATCGGCCTGATGCGCTCGGTGGCGCATGACGTGGCGCCCTATAACTGCACCTGCAACGCGGTGCTGCCGGGCTGGGTCAAGACCGAGATGGCCGACCGCGACGCCGAGAAGGAGGCGGCGCGCCGCGGCCTGACGGCGGCGCAGGTCTGGCAGGAACGCGCCGACGCCTATCCCGCCAAGCGCGTGCTGAGCGCGGAGGAAATCGCGGAAGTGATCGCGTTCCTGGCTTCGGACGCCGCCAGCGGCGTCAATGGCGAGGCCATGACGGTATCGCTCGGGAGCCTGTGGTGA
- a CDS encoding class I fructose-bisphosphate aldolase, with the protein MVLPDFLAEDGKSVIIAIDHTLYSWPCPGLEDRGRIIDKVAAAGADGIIASYGTIRDFRGRFLHAAPILKLDITTLTMGTNYALTEYVMAYTIEDARRLDVRTVLTYIQLGAPFELEALRQAAMLAARCDKEGMSYLCEIMPVESKTYPDPAAPEAIIAACRTGAELGGHAIKTTMPVPSTAIAEAVKACGVPVILAGGAFAKDRQQLMKDVATAIGQGAAGVAFGRNAWGAPDPGAVVSGLREIIHPRAGKR; encoded by the coding sequence ATGGTTCTGCCCGATTTCCTGGCCGAGGATGGCAAGAGCGTTATCATCGCCATCGACCACACTCTCTATTCCTGGCCCTGTCCCGGGCTCGAGGATCGCGGCCGCATCATCGACAAGGTCGCCGCCGCCGGCGCCGACGGCATCATCGCGAGCTACGGCACGATCCGCGATTTCCGCGGCCGCTTCCTTCATGCCGCCCCGATCCTGAAGCTCGACATCACCACGCTCACCATGGGCACCAACTACGCCCTGACCGAGTATGTGATGGCCTATACGATCGAGGATGCGCGGCGGCTCGATGTCAGGACCGTGCTGACCTATATCCAGCTCGGTGCGCCTTTCGAGCTCGAGGCGCTGCGCCAGGCTGCGATGCTGGCGGCGCGCTGCGACAAGGAGGGCATGTCCTATCTCTGCGAGATCATGCCGGTCGAGAGCAAGACCTATCCCGATCCCGCGGCGCCCGAGGCGATCATCGCCGCCTGTCGCACCGGCGCTGAGCTGGGCGGCCACGCGATCAAGACCACCATGCCGGTGCCCTCGACCGCGATCGCCGAGGCCGTGAAGGCCTGCGGCGTACCGGTGATCCTGGCGGGCGGCGCCTTCGCCAAGGACCGGCAGCAGCTCATGAAGGATGTGGCGACGGCGATCGGGCAGGGGGCGGCCGGCGTCGCCTTCGGGCGCAATGCCTGGGGCGCGCCCGACCCCGGTGCCGTGGTGAGCGGCTTGCGCGAGATCATCCACCCCAGAGCAGGAAAGAGGTAG
- a CDS encoding zinc-dependent alcohol dehydrogenase has protein sequence MTATSSAPSKMRVARLHGIRDMRVEEIPVPATPAGQLLVRIEACGVCATDSRKYEIGVNDGEYPFNPGHEWLGRVAAVGEGVSGWKVGDRLYGDVYGGYADYALIPVDPIAWSRGPLRLPEDLPLERAILIEPLADCLHAVHDQARLKPGDYAIVIAAGVMGLKMVAEAARLGVHTLVVEPLEARRRLALQFGAERAVPAEGWQDAARSWAGAHKGVDAVILTIGDPAMVQPCVSVCRPGGRVVLFAGFGNRPEATVNVNDLHYREISIVGSEWVGTPPNQCRNRYDQALELLRDPTLPFQDLITSRCGFADVEAAIVRRQSFAGLKSMFVPESR, from the coding sequence ATGACCGCGACGTCATCCGCGCCGTCGAAAATGCGCGTCGCCCGGCTCCATGGCATTCGCGACATGCGTGTCGAGGAGATTCCCGTGCCGGCGACGCCGGCGGGCCAGCTCCTGGTCAGGATCGAGGCTTGCGGCGTCTGCGCGACGGACTCGCGCAAATACGAGATCGGCGTCAACGACGGCGAATATCCCTTCAATCCCGGCCATGAATGGCTGGGCCGTGTCGCCGCGGTGGGCGAGGGCGTCAGCGGCTGGAAGGTCGGCGACCGGCTCTATGGCGACGTCTATGGCGGCTATGCCGACTATGCGCTGATCCCGGTCGATCCCATCGCCTGGTCGCGCGGACCCTTGCGCCTGCCCGAGGATCTGCCGCTCGAGCGCGCGATCCTGATCGAGCCGCTGGCCGACTGCCTCCATGCGGTCCATGACCAGGCGCGGCTCAAGCCCGGCGACTATGCGATCGTCATCGCCGCCGGCGTGATGGGCCTGAAGATGGTGGCGGAGGCGGCACGGCTCGGCGTCCATACCCTCGTGGTCGAGCCGCTCGAAGCGCGGCGCCGGCTGGCGCTCCAGTTCGGCGCCGAGCGGGCCGTGCCGGCCGAAGGTTGGCAGGACGCGGCCAGATCCTGGGCCGGCGCGCATAAGGGCGTCGATGCGGTGATCCTCACCATCGGCGATCCGGCGATGGTGCAGCCCTGCGTTTCCGTCTGCCGGCCGGGCGGGCGGGTCGTGCTTTTCGCCGGATTCGGCAACCGGCCCGAGGCGACCGTCAACGTCAACGACCTGCATTATCGCGAGATCTCGATCGTCGGCAGCGAGTGGGTCGGCACGCCGCCCAACCAGTGCCGCAACCGCTACGACCAGGCGCTCGAGCTGCTGCGCGATCCCACGCTGCCCTTCCAGGATCTCATCACCTCGCGCTGCGGCTTCGCCGATGTCGAGGCCGCGATCGTCCGCCGGCAGAGCTTCGCCGGTCTCAAATCCATGTTCGTTCCGGAGTCCCGTTGA
- a CDS encoding xylulokinase produces the protein MTGCYLGIDLGISGARAAVLTDAGRTIGQGRSAGSGGANRQAEYEREPRDWSLQLTEACRLAVQQAGHPRVEAIGIGALGPCPVLLDRDLRPLGPAPLFSMDGRAEATRIALRDARGLNDETLGPDHVIPRLHWIREQEPERFAQAAWCVDAAGYLVSDLTGALVIDPITLCDHAAPGLPSPLPTPPVQAADAIAGGLSAGAAERLGLPAGIPVTVGTYDCFVDIAGSGVIEPGAACMLLGSTLVMGRVVEEARCGQGMRLTPHVGQGHFLGGWTSSCGSLIDWAQRLYGQDAMAAAETLPPGEGGLVMLPYVAGERTPVWDPQARGVIVGLALHNDAPQLARAALDAVALSAMDLTRRLVALSGPLASFRVNGGGARHRGLVQAIADATGVALEILAHPGEAQAPAWLAARALGRRLEPAVDRVVTPDPARHQRYAELFDVYQALYPRLASTMHSLAQQALPQHQQKHKD, from the coding sequence ATGACCGGCTGCTATCTCGGCATCGATCTGGGCATCTCCGGGGCGCGGGCCGCGGTGCTCACCGATGCAGGCCGGACGATCGGGCAGGGCCGCAGCGCCGGAAGCGGCGGCGCCAACCGGCAGGCCGAGTACGAGCGCGAGCCGCGCGATTGGAGCCTGCAGCTCACCGAGGCCTGCCGCCTGGCGGTGCAGCAGGCGGGCCATCCCCGCGTCGAGGCGATCGGCATCGGCGCGCTCGGGCCCTGTCCGGTGCTGCTCGACCGCGACCTCCGGCCGCTGGGGCCGGCGCCGCTCTTCTCCATGGACGGCCGCGCCGAGGCGACGCGCATCGCGCTGCGCGATGCGCGAGGGCTGAACGACGAGACGCTGGGGCCCGATCACGTGATCCCGCGGCTGCACTGGATCCGCGAGCAGGAGCCGGAGCGTTTCGCCCAGGCCGCCTGGTGCGTGGATGCGGCGGGCTATCTTGTGAGCGACCTGACGGGCGCGCTCGTGATCGATCCGATCACGCTCTGCGATCACGCGGCGCCCGGCCTGCCGTCGCCGCTGCCCACGCCGCCGGTGCAGGCGGCGGATGCGATCGCGGGCGGCTTGAGCGCGGGCGCGGCCGAGCGGCTCGGCCTGCCGGCCGGCATCCCGGTCACGGTCGGCACCTATGATTGTTTCGTCGACATTGCCGGCAGCGGCGTGATCGAGCCGGGCGCGGCCTGCATGCTGCTGGGCTCGACCCTGGTCATGGGCCGGGTCGTCGAAGAGGCGCGCTGCGGCCAGGGAATGAGGCTGACCCCCCATGTGGGCCAGGGCCACTTCCTCGGCGGCTGGACCTCTTCCTGTGGCAGCCTGATCGATTGGGCGCAGCGTCTCTATGGCCAGGACGCGATGGCGGCGGCGGAGACGCTGCCCCCCGGCGAAGGCGGCCTCGTCATGCTGCCTTACGTCGCCGGCGAGCGCACGCCGGTCTGGGATCCCCAGGCGCGCGGCGTCATCGTCGGCTTGGCGCTGCATAACGACGCGCCGCAGCTCGCCCGCGCGGCGCTCGACGCGGTGGCGCTGTCGGCGATGGACCTGACGCGCCGGCTCGTCGCTTTGTCGGGGCCTTTGGCGAGCTTCCGCGTCAATGGCGGGGGCGCCCGCCATCGCGGGCTGGTGCAGGCGATCGCCGACGCCACCGGGGTGGCGCTCGAGATTCTGGCCCATCCCGGCGAGGCGCAGGCGCCGGCCTGGCTCGCGGCGCGTGCCCTGGGCCGGCGGCTGGAACCCGCCGTCGATCGCGTTGTCACGCCCGATCCCGCGCGCCACCAACGCTATGCGGAGCTCTTCGACGTCTACCAGGCGCTTTACCCGCGCCTGGCTTCCACCATGCACAGCCTGGCGCAGCAGGCCCTGCCGCAGCATCAGCAGAAACACAAGGATTAG
- a CDS encoding GntR family transcriptional regulator gives MPRSQLVTAGTLAQVQPRYVTVAETLARQIGEGELKPGAQLLGERELCKRFDVSRVTIRRALAELRDRGLIDSDGARGWFVNQPSLGEPNELMGFSEMARGRGLDPRSVVLVSKARPAEIDEADDLRIAPGSDLFELKRVRKLDGIAVAIECSRIPLRYAPGLVKIDFAAHSLYDALREAGCAPAFAEYVLQAVSTSSEQAPLLGVEPGSPLLMASAVTHDRGGRPIELSHSLFRGDRYRFRTTLYRSRRDA, from the coding sequence ATGCCCCGATCTCAGCTCGTCACCGCCGGGACGCTGGCCCAGGTACAGCCGCGCTACGTGACGGTGGCCGAGACGCTGGCCCGGCAGATCGGCGAGGGCGAGCTCAAGCCCGGCGCGCAGTTGCTGGGCGAGCGCGAGCTCTGCAAGCGCTTCGATGTCAGCCGCGTGACGATCCGCCGGGCGCTGGCCGAGCTGCGCGACCGCGGCCTGATCGATTCCGACGGGGCCCGGGGCTGGTTCGTGAACCAGCCCAGCCTCGGCGAGCCCAACGAGCTGATGGGCTTCAGCGAGATGGCCCGCGGGCGCGGGCTCGATCCGCGCTCGGTCGTGCTGGTTTCGAAGGCCCGTCCCGCCGAGATCGACGAGGCCGACGATCTGCGCATCGCGCCGGGCAGCGACCTGTTCGAGCTGAAGCGCGTGCGCAAGCTCGACGGCATCGCGGTGGCGATCGAATGCAGCCGGATCCCGCTGCGCTACGCGCCGGGCCTGGTGAAGATCGATTTCGCCGCGCATTCCCTCTATGACGCGCTGCGCGAGGCGGGCTGCGCGCCGGCCTTCGCGGAATACGTGCTGCAGGCGGTGTCGACCTCGAGCGAACAGGCGCCGCTGCTCGGCGTCGAGCCGGGTTCGCCGCTCCTGATGGCGAGCGCCGTCACCCATGATCGCGGCGGCCGGCCGATCGAGCTCAGCCACAGCCTGTTCCGGGGCGACCGCTACCGCTTCCGCACCACGCTCTATCGTTCGCGGCGCGACGCATGA